The proteins below are encoded in one region of Lactuca sativa cultivar Salinas chromosome 3, Lsat_Salinas_v11, whole genome shotgun sequence:
- the LOC111888327 gene encoding ultraviolet-B receptor UVR8, with the protein MEANERVKDTEEEEEVWSWGAGTEGQLGTGKLQDEHLPQLLHILPSLSLLSCGGAHVIALTPDKKVLTWGRGTSGQLGHGNLVNSLEPKIIDALNEFNITHVSAGWNHSGFVSECGQLFTCGDGQFGQLGHGDNKSQSYPVKVLFFSSKHVDQIACGMRHSLVLLKDYGDQIYGFGYGKRGQLGIINKVKSINLPQSVTGLKEVNVSSIIANGDHSAALSENGDLYTWGRGFGSKADVSSPNLVISPFSFTQAALGWNHALILTDEGEIVMLGGRHHGVLNSLQKDNSVNQDSNEAHVEKIHGLDGIKVVGIASGSEHSVLTTENGVVMTWGWGEHGQLGLGKTCDEISPQVVIFGQHQDMTSKVYCGSGFTFVVRTLNHGMEL; encoded by the exons ATGGAAGCAAATGAAAGAGTGAAAGatacagaagaagaagaagaagtatggaGTTGGGGAGCAGGTACAGAGGGACAACTAGGAACAGGCAAGCTTCAAGATGAACACCTTCCTCAACTTCTCCATATCCTTCCTTCTTTATCTCTCCTTTCTTGTGGTGGGGCCCATGTCATTGCCCTTACACCAG ATAAAAAAGTGTTGACTTGGGGAAGAGGTACATCTGGACAACTTGGCCATGGAAATCTTGTCAATAGCTTAGAACCAAAAATTATTGATGCTTTAAATGAATTCAATATAACTCATGTCTCAGCTGGATGGAATCACTCAGGTTTTGTTTCAG AATGTGGACAACTTTTTACTTGTGGAGATGGGCAATTTGGTCAACTTGGACATGGTGATAACAAGTCACAAAGTTATCCAGTCAAAGTCTTATTCTTTTCATCCAAACATGTTGACCAAATTGCATGTGGGATGCGTCATTCATTAGTCTTGTTGAAAG ATTATGGAGACCAAATATATGGTTTTGGATATGGAAAACGTGGTCAATTAGGAATAATTAACAAAGTCAAATCAATAAATCTTCCACAAAGTGTTACTGGATTGAAGGAAGTCAATGTTAGTAGTATCATTGCAAATGGAGATCATAGTGCAGCATTATCTG AAAATGGTGATTTGTACACTTGGGGAAGAGGGTTTGGAAGTAAAGCAGATGTGTCTAGTCCCAATTTAGTAATTTCACCATTCTCATTCACACAGGCTGCCCTTGGTTGGAATCATGCCTTAATATTAACAG ATGAAGGGGAAATTGTTATGCTAGGTGGCAGGCATCATGGGGTTCTTAACAGCCTTCAAAAGGACAATTCAGTCAACC AGGATTCAAACGAAGCCCATGTGGAAAAAATTCATGGACTTGATGGGATAAAAGTTGTTGGAATTGCATCGGGATCAGAGCATTCTGTCCTTACAACAG AAAATGGAGTGGTGATGACATGGGGGTGGGGTGAACATGGTCAACTTGGATTAGGGAAGACATGTGATGAGATAAGTCCACAAGTTGTAATATTTGGTCAACATCAAGATATGACATCAAAGGTGTATTGTGGGAGTGGTTTTACATTTGTTGTTAGGACTTTGAATCATGGAATGGAATTGTAA
- the LOC111888328 gene encoding uncharacterized protein At1g27050 yields MNNRKRDKPYFSRHTPYNFPKRRRPLPSDPATDGDDYFEGKPTSSGNTNTAVVVTGLSSNCSVLDLKSRFEIYGSISRTRMDSGGVANITFRSRDSAESAIAASLDPSFGITLHSIRVQVMWASDPVPQWREGVKKKEAYSSSSKLLKPELPLSRHGRGNKLGSVIVNSRDEKKDGNTTINNAIESSSGRRKGLNLPIRGREIVAYDDIL; encoded by the exons ATGAATAACAGAAAGAGAGATAAACCCTATTTCTCCCGCCACACGCCCTACAACTTCCCCAAACGCCGCCGCCCTCTCCCTTCCGATCCGGCAACCGACGGCGATGACTACTTTGAAGGCAAACCAACATCCTCCGGTAACACCAACACTGCAGTCGTCGTCACTGGCCTTTCCTCCAACTGCTCCGTCCTTGACCTCAAGTCCAGATTCGAGATCTACGGATCGATTTCCCGAACACGCATGGATTCCGGCGGTGTCGCCAACATCACCTTTCGTTCAAGAGATTCTGCTGAATCCGCCATCGCCGCTTCACTTGATCCTTCCTTCGGCATCACTCTCCATTCCATTAGG GTGCAAGTGATGTGGGCGAGTGATCCAGTGCCACAATGGAGAGAAGGGGTTAAGAAGAAAGAAGCTTATTCATCGTCATCAAAGCTATTGAAACCAGAGTTGCCTCTTAGCAGACATGGAAGAGGGAACAAGCTTGGGTCTGTGATTGTGAACTCCAGAGATGAAAAGAAAGATGGTAACACAACCATCAACAATGCGATTGAGAGCAGTAGTGGAAGAAGAAAAGGTCTGAATCTTCCAATAAGAGGTAGGGAAATTGTTGCTTATGATGATATTTTGTGA